From Monomorium pharaonis isolate MP-MQ-018 chromosome 9, ASM1337386v2, whole genome shotgun sequence, the proteins below share one genomic window:
- the LOC105833854 gene encoding uncharacterized protein LOC105833854 — MGVDRRGNHRGKCTACDCDEFELPQADDNTNVCSFCGHYSPLHERVEIIKEAHTHEITMPTIVAIENLTDSVRNEVIEVMEVINPNEDPDSQQTLQSANNVEQQDNDIIVAEENNWLDNNKTQLLPSFSSYVMPFLEGQAMSPKKKKKLCSQLKDEIIDHLDRHNLIPHNINHMKKRWQYRDLGEALVTNFPSIHIEQSPKFKTKCGHFVHQIADIRRHRNNRRECMQQMHNPLQLQKKTNKKGKLIQVITPEEAYKKLQDSAEDELSTTTIVELLQQSFQVRPHVGNVWPYYLSRKECFVQEAELRMKTSIESVINTINTMYKKTAEKGINNILQLQKFVTLRGTKDFFLEQKVPTFDDLLLPSPGPKVFYNDATAWLVISEIDQLKIDVTSAEEAAALGFAIYFMKDLTYPSSFSQLLGLIDALCLGNNNEFLCKRAKEILSHCTL, encoded by the exons ATGGGTGTCGATCGACGCGGTAACCATCGCGGTAAATGTACGGCGTGTGATTGCGACGAATTTGAGTTGCCTCAGGCGGATGATAACACAAATGTGTGCTCTTTTTGCGGGCATTATTCGCCTTTACATGAGCGTgtggaaataattaaagaagctCATACGCACGAAA TTACAATGCCTACAATAGTGGCAATAGAAAATTTGACTGACTCAGTACGCAATGAAGTGATCGAAGTAATGGAAGTAATCAATCCCAATGAAGATCCAGACTCTCAACAAACTCTGCAATCTGCCAACAATGTAGAGCAACAGgataatgatataattgtaGCTGAGGAAAATAATTGG cttgataataataaaacccAGTTATTACCTAGCTTTAGTTCATATGTAATGCCTTTTTTGGAAGGGCAAGCTATGAGtcccaaaaaaaaaaaaaaattatgctctCAGTTAAAAGACGAAATAATAGACCATTTGGA CAGGCACAACTTGATTCCTCACAACATAAATCATATGAAAAAACGTTGGCAATATCGTGATCTAGGAGAAGCTCTTGTAACAAACTTTCCTTCAATCCATATAGAACAGTCACccaaatttaaaactaaatgt GGACATTTCGTACATCAAATTGCTGATATTAGACGTCACAGAAACAACCGTCGAGAATGTATGCAGCAGATGCATAATCCTTTGcagttgcaaaaaaaaacaaacaaaaaggGTAAACTTATACAAGTAATAACTCCAGAAGAGGCTTACAAGAAACTTCAG GATTCAGCAGAAGATGAATTGTCGACAACCACAATTGTTGAATTACTTCAGCAATCATTTCAAGTTCGACCTCACGTTGGAAATGTGTGGCCTTACTATCTTTCACGAAAAGAATGT tttgtCCAAGAAGCTGAATTAAGGATGAAAACATCTATTGAAAGTGTTATTAATACTATAAACACAATGTATAAAAAGACAGCGGAGAAAGGAATTAACAACATTCTGCAGctacaaaaatttgtaactttACGAGGGACAAAAGACTTTTTTCTTGAACAG AAAGTTCCAACGTTTGATGATCTACTATTACCTTCTCCTGGACCAAAAGTTTTTTACAATGATGCTACTGCCTGGCTTGTGATCAGTGAGATTGATCAACTAAAAATTGATGTTACATCTGCGGAAGAAGCAGCCGCTTTAGGATTTGCCATTTACTTTATGAAGGATCTGACTTATCCATCATCTTTTAGCCAATTGCTTGGTTTAATTGATGCTTTGTGCCTCGGTAACAACAACGAATTTTTATGCAAGCGagctaaagaaattttgtctcattgtactttgtaa